A single window of Aspergillus puulaauensis MK2 DNA, chromosome 5, nearly complete sequence DNA harbors:
- a CDS encoding GNAT family N-acetyltransferase (COG:S;~EggNog:ENOG410PKTW;~InterPro:IPR000182,IPR016181;~PFAM:PF13508,PF00583;~go_function: GO:0008080 - N-acetyltransferase activity [Evidence IEA]) — protein sequence MAIKVRPLTQSDIPAAIDIIQQAFAQDPYFRWVFDEKSFNKVRNYGSLEARCLWGINNAIFHVAVDEEKAEEEEEEETGKILGVSCWLAPHPPSQPESWYEWSQSWLLWFRQGLNNFWHGGHGGLNVRRYYIWKARQAEAQESIWDDERGYYFCNIVAVSPAAQGKGVGRKLFEEVMGVADREGRKCYLESSRNEPNVGIYERLGFEMKRVMECRDGDGGDVCMLYCMVREPKNSS from the exons ATGGCTATAAAAGTCCGCCCCCTCACACAATCCGATATCCCAGCTGCAATCGACATAATCCAGCAGGCGTTCGCGCAAGATCCTTATTTCCGGTGGGTGTTTGATGAGAAGAGT TTCAATAAAGTCCGCAACTACGGCTCCCTAGAAGCGCGCTGTCTCTGGGGAATCAACAACGCCATATTCCACGTAGCCGTGGACGAAGAAaaggcggaagaagaagaagaagaagagacagGGAAAATCCTCGGCGTTTCATGCTGGCTCGCTCCACACCCCCCATCCCAACCCGAATCCTGGTATGAATGGTCACAGTCCTGGCTACTCTGGTTCAGGCAGGGGCTGAATAACTTCTGGCATGGAGGGCATGGCGGACTGAACGTGCGACGGTACTATATCTGGAAAGCGCGACAGGCGGAAGCGCAGGAGTCGATTTGGGATGATGAGCGGGGGTACTACTTTTGCAATATTGTTGCTGTGAGTCCTGCTGCGCAGGGGAAgggggttgggaggaagtTGTTTGAGGAGGTGATGGGTGTTGCGGACCGGGAGGGAAGGAAGTGCTATTTGGAGAGTTCGAGGAATGAGCCGAATGTGGGGATTTATGAGCGGTTGGGTTttgagatgaagagggtTATGGAGTGccgggatggagatggggggGATGTTTGTATG CTTTATTGTATGGTCCGTGAGCCGAAGAACTCGTCATGA
- a CDS encoding acyl-CoA thioesterase (COG:S;~EggNog:ENOG410QE8M;~InterPro:IPR029069;~PFAM:PF13279;~TransMembrane:1 (o12-31i)) encodes MAALSTENARALLTTLVSWRTLALLLAILNLKNLPFAWHFRIARHLLVNLRWRPDYPFFPKGKPLTTSSGKPTHPVFVPYSITTSTPLLETDYNLHKSNSTYFTDLDVSRTALVTRIYSPGVGLISKELDGEFAAAAQKEGKPAPPRKSIYIALGSVFCSFKREIKPYTKFEVESRVLGWDQKWMYVLSFFLKPAGKKGGKRTLYATAVSKYVVKKGRLTIAPERVLRKSGFLPERPEGAAAAATAAITSSSESADASGTGTPSGITAAASGVDGSFVREVLKLQDNQIPETGKLEAEKRVNAASWDGDEWNWERIEEERARGMAVLDGFCDLDAKLFGEWEE; translated from the exons ATGGCCGCCCTAAGCACAGAGAACGCCCGCGCGCTTCTCACAACGCTCGTTTCCTGGAGAACCCTCGCCCTGCTCCTCGCAATACTCAATCTCAAGAACCTCCCCTTTGCCTGGCAC TTCCGCATAGCCCGGcacctcctcgtcaacctcCGCTGGCGCCCCGACTACCCATTCTTCCCCAAAGGCAAACCCCTCACCACCTCATCCGGCAAACCCACCCACCCCGTCTTCGTCCCCTACAGCATTACAACCAGCACCCCACTGCTAGAGACAGATTACAACCTCCACAAGTCCAACAGCACCTACTTCACAGACCTCGACGTCTCGCGCACCGCCCTCGTAACCCGCATCTACAGCCCCGGCGTGGGCCTAATAAGCAAAGAACTCGACGGGGAattcgccgccgcagcccagAAAGAAGGCAAGCCAGCCCCGCCGCGGAAATCAATCTACATCGCCCTCGGCTccgtcttctgcagcttcaagCGCGAGATCAAGCCGTATACCAAGTTCGAGGTCGAGTCGCGCGTGCTGGGCTGGGACCAGAAATGGATGTACGTGCTGAGTTTCTTCCTCAAGCCTGCCGGTAAGAAGGGCGGGAAGAGGACGCTCTACGCGACGGCTGTTAGCAAGTATGTTGTCAAGAAGGGCCGGTTGACGATTGCGCCGGAGAGGGTGTTGCGGAAGAGCGGGTTTTTGCCGGAGCGGCCGgagggtgctgctgctgctgctactgctGCTATAACCTCGTCATCAGAGTCGGCAGATGCATCGGGGACTGGGACGCCATCTGGGAttacggcggcggcgagtgGTGTGGATGGGTCGTTTGTGCGAGAGGTGCTGAAGTTGCAGGATAATCAGATCCCTGAGACTGGGAAACTggaggcagagaagaggGTGAATGCTGCGTCCTGGGACGGCGACGAGTGGAACTGGGAGCGCATTGAAGAGGAGCGGGCACGCGGCATGGCGGTGCTCGATGGGTTCTGTGATTTGGATGCGAAGTTGTTTGGCGAGTGGGAGGAGTAG
- a CDS encoding uncharacterized protein (COG:S;~EggNog:ENOG410Q2EC;~InterPro:IPR007325,IPR037175;~PFAM:PF04199;~go_function: GO:0004061 - arylformamidase activity [Evidence IEA];~go_process: GO:0019441 - tryptophan catabolic process to kynurenine [Evidence IEA]) — protein sequence MATFDLPEKFDDLPNKLQYWPAPPGSAEEGLGMLRILTPDIVANAARTQIQTGERVCLQWGIENLNPPGFGRKPFEHKVKWVAEGVAFDDEYHFNPQQSSQWDGLRHHNGPAPTAEDPNRRLFYGGTTAEEIQDPANSRIGIGYWATKGIAGRGVLIDFVSWAEKRGVSINALSQQEISLDTVLEIARDSKIEFQRGDIFFLRVGLPQTWAAMDDSQKKVYSQQATPKHAGIEQSERVLRFFWDNHFAAVASDAVSFEVFPPRNPEFDLHHHMLAGWGVPIGEMFDLDGLAEMCRVHDRWTFFVSSSPLNCARGVSSPPNTMALF from the exons ATGGCTACTTTCGACCTTCCTGAGAAATTCGATGACCTTCCCAATAAACTCCAGTACTGGCCCGCTCCGCCAGGCTCCGCCGAAGAGGGCCTAGGTATGCTCCGCATCCTAACCCCAGACATTGTCGCCAACGCAGCCCGGACACAGATCCAAACTGGCGAGCGCGTATGTCTACAATGGGGGATCGAGAACCTAAACCCGCCAG GATTTGGCCGCAAACCCTTTGAGCACAAGGTAAAATGGGTCGCGGAAGGCGTTGCCTTCGACGACGAATACCACTTCAACCCGCAGCAGTCATCTCAATGGGACGGCCTCCGCCATCATAACGGCCCCGCGCCTACCGCCGAGGACCCCAACCGCCGCCTCTTTTACGGCGGGACAACCGCAGAGGAGATCCAGGACCCCGCAAACTCGCGTATCGGAATCGGGTACTGGGCGACGAAAGGCATAGCAGGGCGCGGCGTCCTAATCGATTTCGTCTCGTGGGCTGAGAAGAGGGGGGTCTCTATCAACGCCCTATCGCAGCAGGAAATCTCGCTGGACACGGTGCTCGAGATCGCGCGGGACAGCAAGATCGAGTTTCAGCGCGGcgacatcttcttcctccgcgtGGGGCTACCGCAGACTTGGGCGGCCATGGACGATAGCCAGAAGAAGGTGTATAGCCAGCAGGCGACGCCGAAGCATGCGGGAATTGAGCAGAGCGAGCGCGTGCTGCGATTTTTCTGGGATAATCACTTTGCGGCGGTGGCGTCAGATGCGGTGAGCTTTGAGGTGTTCCCGCCCCGCAATCCGGAGTTTGATCTCCATCATCATATGCTGGCGGGGTGGGGTGTGCCGATTGGCGAGATGTTCGATCTGGATGGCCTGGCGGAGATGTGCAGGGTGCATGACCGGTGGACTTTTTTTGTCTCGAGTAGTCCGTTGAACTGTGCGAGGGGGGTGTCGAGTCCGCCGAACACAATGGCACTTTTCTAG
- the sey1 gene encoding dynamin-like GTPase SEY1 (BUSCO:EOG092610TN;~COG:Q;~EggNog:ENOG410PHCS;~InterPro:IPR027417,IPR008803,IPR030386;~PFAM:PF05879,PF02263;~TransMembrane:2 (i743-761o767-785i);~go_function: GO:0005525 - GTP binding [Evidence IEA]), giving the protein MATNGHFAPIGNDSSDKTTYEHGVQVIDENKEFNTNLAKYLSYENVAPAGFNYHLISVFGSQSTGKSTLLNNLFGTHFSVMAETERRQTTKGIWLSKNKKGGDKSMADNILVMDVEGTDGRERGEDQDFERKSALFALATSEVLIVNIWEHQVGLYQGANMGLLKTVFEVNLQLFLKDKNTTHRSLLFFVIRDFVGTTPLKALQKTLMEDMARLWDSISKPAGLERAAVHDYFDFQFYGLPHKTYQPEKFVEETKKLSLRFHEGQKDTALNARNGEFSEGGVFLPEYHRRIPADGFSVYAEGIWDQIVNNKDLDLPTQQELLAQFRCDEILREVMIVFDEVIIPFEDKQSQASRLGQPEVLGGLGAVMRSARAKATKNFETEASRYHKGVYQRKRGELENKVDTRLKALLQGQLNAAHKSGINEFSEAVTAAVKAGQKKGTGYDFAEIVNDEVKKAMEKFKEVARATVVEGAPWSDYKQQLALYEKELAEVSGRLRRDEMRRLATRVERWVQSRLGESVGLEFNALGSGRAGGGAPESGEKPTETKFWDRVWNVFVETVLDAERRFTDRASSFDASLEEVDVGLWRLRRKSWGVLRAKIDEEMIEGNLLLKLRENFEDKFRYDEAGVPRIWRPTDDIEGIYTKARESTLTLIPLLSRFRLAETSAPPPLDRWVGHTPSSASPADEEDLAPIGGVDEEEGKSLEEEMTILGDSKRQELTVRFKKSADGVYVEAKRSAIGGMTQVPLYFYGILLALGWNEIIAVLRNPAYFFLLFVCAVGAYVTYQLNLWGPILKMTEAASNQAMVEGKRRLREFLESSDTGRQAIAMSSSGGSSKSGEEHEMSRLNKQGKSSTDEDVDDL; this is encoded by the exons ATGGCGACCAATGGCCATTTTGCCCCCATTGGCAATGACAGCAGCGATAAGACGACATACGAGCATGGCGTCCAAGTAATAGACGAGAACAAGGAATTCAA CACGAACTTAGCCAAGTATCTGAGCTACGAAAATGTCGCACCCGCTGGCTTCAACTACCACCTCATCTCAGTCTTCGGTTCTCAGTCAACCGGTAAATCGACACTCCTTAACAACCTCTTTGGCACCCACTTCTCCGTCATGGCCGAAACGGAAAGGCGTCAGACGACCAAGGGTATCTGGCTGtccaagaacaagaaagGGGGCGATAAATCTATGGCCGATAACATCTTGGTTATGGATGTGGAGGGTACCGACGGACGTGAGCGGGGAGAGGACCAAGACTTTGAACGCAAGAGTGCGCTCTTTGCGCTCGCAACTAGCGAGGTCCTGATCGTAAATATTTGGGAACATCAAGTTGGTCTGTACCAAGGTGCCAATATGGGCTTGCTCAAAACGGTCTTTGAGGTCAACTTACAATTATTCTTGAAGGACAAGAA TACCACCCACCGCTCTCTTCTGTTCTTCGTAATCCGTGACTTTGTCGGCACGACGCCGCTCAAGGCTCTACAGAAAACATTGATGGAAGACATGGCGCGTCTATGGGACTCGATATCTAAGCCCGCGGGTCTGGAACGCGCAGCAGTGCATGATTACTTTGACTTCCAGTTCTACGGGCTTCCGCACAAGACATACCAGCCCGAAAAGTTTGTtgaagaaacaaagaagctAAGTCTTCGTTTCCACGAGGGCCAGAAAGACACAGCCCTCAATGCGAGGAACGGTGAGTTCTCAGAGGGCGGTGTTTTCCTCCCTGAGTATCACCGTCGCATCCCCGCGGACGGGTTCTCCGTGTATGCAGAAGGCATTTGGGATCAAATTGTCAACAACAAAGATTTGGACCTGCCGACTCAACAGGAACTCCTCGCCCAATTTCGGTGTGACGAGATCCTCAGAGAGGTGATGATCGTCTTCGACGAGGTCATTATTCCTTTTGAAGACAAGCAGTCCCAGGCCTCTCGTCTCGGGCAACCTGAAGTGCTTGGAGGATTGGGTGCGGTCATGCGATCAGCACGAGCCAAGGCGACGAAGAATTTCGAGACAGAAGCGAGTCGATACCACAAGGGTGTTTATCAGCGAAAGCGAGGTGAGCTCGAGAACAAAGTTGATACCCGTCTGAAGGCTCTTCTCCAGGGTCAACTGAACGCGGCGCACAAGTCTGGCATCAACGAGTTCAGCGAGGCTGTTACAGCCGCTGTGAAGGCGGGCCAGAAGAAGGGCACAGGCTATGACTTTGCAGAAATTGTCAACGACGAAGTtaagaaggccatggagaAATTCAAAGAAGTTGCTCGCGCAACTGTGGTGGAGGGTGCGCCTTGGAGCGATTACAAGCAGCAATTGGCACTATACGAGAAGGAGCTTGCAGAGGTCAGCGGCCGTTTGAGAAGGGACGAGATGAGGCGACTGGCAACCCGCGTCGAACGTTGGGTTCAATCTCGCTTGGGCGAGTCCGTTGGTCTAGAATTCAATGCTCTTGGCTCAGGAcgtgctggcggtggtgcaCCGGAATCCGGTGAAAAGCCGACAGAGACGAAGTTCTGGGATCGTGTCTGGAACGTTTTTGTCGAGACAGTTCTCGATGCTGAGAGGAGATTCACGGACCGCGCTAGCAGCTTCGATGCCAGTttggaggaagtggatgtTGGTCTATGGAGACTGCGCAGGAAGTCTTGGGGTGTTTTGCGTGCCAAGATCGACGAGGAGATGATTGAAGGAAACCTTTTGCTGAAGCTACGCGAGAACTTCGAGGACAAGTTCCGTTATGATGAAGCCGGTGTCCCAAGGATCTGGCGCCCCACCGACGACATCGAGGGCATCTACACCAAGGCCCGCGAGTCGACTCTCACCCTGATACCTCTTCTCTCCAGATTCCGGCTAGCGGAAACTTCAGCCCCACCTCCACTAGACCGTTGGGTCGGACACACACCTAGCTCAGCGAGTCCcgcagacgaagaagatctggccCCCATTGGTGGtgtggacgaagaggaaggcaAGAGCCTAGAGGAGGAAATGACGATCCTTGGCGACTCGAAACGCCAGGAGCTCACGGTGCGATTCAAAAAGTCTGCGGATGGAGTGTACGTCGAGGCCAAGCGGAGTGCGATTGGAGGCATGACACAGGTTCCCTTGTACTTCTACGGTATCCTCCTTGCTCTCGGATGGAACGAGATAATTGCTG TCCTCCGCAACCCTGCCTacttcttcttgctctttgTGTGCGCTGTCGGCGCATACGTGACCTACCAGCTTAATCTCTGGGGTCCAattctgaagatgacggaAGCTGCATCGAACCAGGCGATGGTCGAGGGCAAGCGTCGGCTGCGCGAGTTCCTCGAGTCTTCGGACACCGGACGGCAGGCAATTGCCATGTCAAGCTCTGGTGGCTCTTCAAAATCTGGCGAAGAGCACGAGATGTCCCGACTCAACAAACAGGGAAAGTCTTCGACTGACGAAGATGTGGATGACCTATGA
- the TUF1 gene encoding translation elongation factor Tu (COG:J;~EggNog:ENOG410PFSB;~InterPro:IPR041709,IPR005225,IPR027417,IPR000795, IPR031157,IPR004161,IPR004160,IPR009000,IPR004541, IPR009001,IPR033720;~PFAM:PF03143,PF00009,PF03144,PF01926;~go_function: GO:0003746 - translation elongation factor activity [Evidence IEA];~go_function: GO:0003924 - GTPase activity [Evidence IEA];~go_function: GO:0005525 - GTP binding [Evidence IEA];~go_process: GO:0006414 - translational elongation [Evidence IEA]), translating into MSGLSRTANLLFRTTRTSLTRPRGVNPVQYALSKDRQTVRAMASAFERTKPHVNIGTIGHVDHGKTTLTAAITKYQASKGLASFLEYGAIDKAPEERKRGITISTAHIEFATEDRHYAHVDCPGHADYIKNMITGAANMDGAIVVVAASDGQMPQTREHLLLARQVGVQKIVVFVNKVDAVDDPEMLELVELEMRELLSTYGFEGEETPIIFGSALCALEGRRPDIGTERIDSLLEAVDTWIPTPQRDLDKPFLMSVEEVFSIAGRGTVASGRVERGLLKKDTEVEILGGGQVMKTKVTDIETFKKHCDESRAGDNSGLLLRGIRREDVKRGMVIAAPASIKAHKKFMVSMYVLTEEEGGRRSGFGVNYRPQAYIRTADEACDLSFPDGDMSRRVMPGDNVEMILSLNNPVAAEAGQRFNIREGGRTVATGLVTRVMEQ; encoded by the exons ATGTCGGGCCTTTCCAGAACCGCCAACCTTCTTTTCCGCACCACCCGGACGTCTCTTACGCGTCCTCGCGGTGTCAACCCGGTGCAGTATGCGCTCTCCAAGGACAGACAGACCGTCCGCGCGATGGCCTCTGCTTTCGAGCGCACCAAGCCCCATGTGAACATCG GTACCATTGGCCACGTTGATCACGGAAAG ACCACATTGACCGCTGCCATCACCAAGTACCAGGCCTCCAAGGGtcttgcttctttcctcGAATATGGTGCTATTGACAAGGCTCCTGAGGAGCGTAAGCGTGGTATCACCATCTCTACTGCCCACATCGAGTTCGCGACCGAAGACAGGCACTATGCCCACGTCGACTGTCCCGGTCACGCCGATTACATCAAGAACATGATTACTGGTGCTGCTAACATGGACGGTgctattgttgttgttgctgcttcCGATGGTCAAAT GCCCCAGACCCGTGAGCACTTGCTGCTTGCCCGCCAGGTCGGTGTCCAGAAGATTGTTGTGTTCGTCAACAAGGTTGATGCCGTCGATGACCCTGAGATGTTGGAACTTGTTGAGCTGGAAATGCGTGAGCTCCTCAGCACTTACGGCTTCGAAGGCGAGGAGACCCCTATCATCTTCGGTTCCGCCCTGTGCGCCCTCGAGGGTCGCCGCCCCGATATCGGTACTGAGCGAATTGACAGCCTTCTTGAGGCCGTTGACACCTGGATCCCAACCCCCCAGCGTGACCTGGACAAGCCTTTCCTGATGTCCGTCGAGGAAGTCTTCTCGATCGCCGGTCGTGGTACCGTTGCCTCTGGCCGTGTTGAGCGTGGTCTGCTCAAGAAGGATACCGAGGTCGAGATTCTCGGAGGTGGTCAGGTCATGAAGACCAAGGTCACTGACATTGAGACCTTCAAGAAGCACTGTGACGAATCCCGTGCCGGTGACAACTCCggtctccttctccgtgGTATCCGCCGTGAGGATGTCAAGCGTGGTATGGTCATCGCTGCCCCCGCCTCTATCAAGGCCCACAAGAAGTTCATGGTCTCCATGTACGTCCTCactgaggaggaaggtgGCCGCCGCAGCGGCTTCGGTGTCAACTACCGTCCCCAGGCTTACATTCGCACTGCTG ACGAGGCTTGCGACCTTTCTTTCCCCGATGGCGACATGAGCCGCCGTGTCATGCCTGGTGACAACGTGGAAATGATCCTCAGCCTGAACAACCCTGtcgctgctgaggctggacAGCGCTTCAACATCCGTGAAGGTGGCCGCACCGTTGCCACCGGTCTGGTCACCCGTGTCATGGAACAGTAA
- a CDS encoding putative translation initiation factor IF3 (COG:J;~EggNog:ENOG410PSJU;~InterPro:IPR036788,IPR019815,IPR001288;~PFAM:PF00707;~go_function: GO:0003743 - translation initiation factor activity [Evidence IEA];~go_process: GO:0006413 - translational initiation [Evidence IEA]) yields the protein MKHIRGLVTTTQALRQTFLVPHVLPRSQFLRYAPVQSSSQFRFRFTSSRYSQPAKTDEFRDEGIQADFIQLVGEDNKLMPPIQLNSVLASIERPAQFVLQVAPGEPDRPPICKVVNRDQMRQRERAVTKTAQATKLSVKQIELNWAIDAHDLSHRLKQLASFLEKGRQVEVILTRKKHKRNPTPEEVKNVMDKVLQAVKDANAIQVSAMEGQPGKRVMLTVKKKDL from the coding sequence ATGAAGCACATCCGCGGCCTCGTCACCACCACACAGGCTCTTCGCCAGACATTTCTCGTACCCCACGTATTACCACGATCGCAATTCCTACGCTACGCTCCGGTGCAGTCTTCGTCGCAGTTCCGGTTTCGCTTCACATCCTCCCGCTATAGCCAACCGGCCAAGACCGACGAGTTCAGAGATGAGGGTATTCAAGCAGACTTTATCCAGCTCGTGGGCGAGGATAACAAACTCATGCCGCCTATACAACTCAATTCCGTTCTGGCCTCAATAGAGCGACCCGCGCAGTTTGTACTTCAAGTCGCCCCCGGGGAGCCTGACAGGCCACCCATCTGCAAGGTCGTAAACCGAGACCAAATGCGACAGCGCGAGCGTGCCGTCACCAAAACAGCTCAAGCTACCAAGCTATCGGTAAAGCAGATTGAGCTCAACTGGGCCATTGATGCGCATGATCTTTCTCATAGGCTGAAGCAGCTCGCCTCCTTCCTGGAGAAGGGCCGGCAGGTGGAAGTAATTCTAACAAGGAAGAAACACAAGCGAAATCCGACACCggaagaagtcaagaacgTGATGGACAAGGTTCTACAAGCCGTCAAGGATGCGAATGCCATACAGGTCTCAGCTATGGAGGGGCAACCAGGTAAGCGAGTTATGCTTACAGTGAAGAAAAAGGATTTGTGA